In Argiope bruennichi chromosome 4, qqArgBrue1.1, whole genome shotgun sequence, a single window of DNA contains:
- the LOC129965734 gene encoding nuclear hormone receptor HR96-like, translating into MAEIVERSRKKDHKKCGVCGDHALGSNFNAITCESCKAFFRRNALKQKEFKCPFENNCKVDMVTRRFCQKCRLKKCFEIGMKKEWIMSEDEKKAKREKIAQNRRKRNSQQAQLSDKEYTYIKTESPDDTQTVLSPLSTMSPLTPQTPGSVGITAELPKARVFNHQPLTPSDCEYSPPSKIPHLESTSDSMTDSRFYEDENSTSTIDSSSAPIKNGSTRCRKISNAECKRLLNADDTSASEDLNTDDSLLIPKVNLPGLSSVSFEGIPQSAFAKAVEIEFTELPIRNTLINSKELNTIEKMKLQELVNANEVLKMPLVCGPNDPSLIDVINMTDHAIRRLIKMSKRISSFKNLCQDDQIALLKGGCTEMMILRSVMSYDPEKECWHGPQGPKIMSIKVDVLKEAKGNLYEEHKRFLTSFHPQWRADENIMLILSGIALFTPERPNTVHKEAIKLEQDSYYYLLRRYLDFKYGVCEAKPIYLKLIQKIQELHILNENHVRVYLDVNPKEVEPLLIEIFDLKN; encoded by the exons ATGGCTGAAATTGTTGAGAGGTCACGGAAGAAGGATCATAAGAAATGTGGTGTTTGTGGTGATCATGCTTTGGGTAGCAACTTCAATGCTATTACATGTGAATCTTGTAAagcattttttagaagaaatgcCTTAAAACAAAAG GAATTCAAATGTCCTTTTGAGAACAACTGCAAAGTTGACATGGTGACACGGCGATTCTGTCAGAAATGTCGTTTGAAGAAGTGCTTTGAAATTGGGATGAAAAAGGAATGGATCATGTCTGAAGATGAGAAGAAAGCTAAGAGAGAAAAAATTGCCCAGAACCGTAGGAAGCGCAACAGCCAGCAAGCTCAGCTATCAGATAAGGAATACActtatataaaaactgaaagcCCTGATGACACTCAAACTGTGCTGAGTCCATTGTCCACCATGTCTCCATTAACGCCACAAACTCCTGGAAGTGTTGGCATCACAGCAGAACTTCCAAAAGCTCGGGTCTTCAATCATCAGCCCCTTACTCCATCAGATTGTGAATACAGCCCACCATCAAAGATCCCTCATTTGGAAAGTACATCAGATTCTATGACTGATTCAAGATTTTATGAAGATGAGAACAGTACTAGCACCATTGATAGCAGTTCTGCACCCATCAAGAATGGTTCAACCAGGTGCCGTAAAATTAGCAATGCGGAATGTAAAAGGTTGTTAAATGCAGATGATACAAGTGCATCAGAAGACCTAAATACTGATGATAGTCTTTTGATACCAAAAGTGAATTTACCTGGTTTATCTTCCGTTTCTTTTGAAGGTATTCCTCAGTCAGCTTTTGCCAAGGCTGTGGAAATTGAGTTTACAGAGCTACCTATTAGAAACACTCTCATCAACTCTAAAGAGCTTAATACAATTGAAAAGATGAAGCTTCAGGAACTTGTGAATGCCAATGAGGTCCTGAAAATGCCTTTGGTATGTGGTCCCAATGATCCCAGTCTTATCGATGTCATCAATATGACTGATCATGCCATCAGACGACTTATCAAAATGTCGAAAAGAATAAGCTCTTTCAAAAACTTGTGCCAAGATGACCAAATAGCCCTTCTAAAAGGAGGTTGCACTGAAATGATGATTTTGAGGTCTGTCATGTCTTATGATCCTGAGAAAGAATGTTGGCATGGTCCTCAAGGACCAAAGATCATGTCTATAAAGGTAGATGTTTTAAAAGAGGCAAAGGGGAATTTATATGAAGAGCACAAAAGATTTCTAACTTCATTCCATCCACAGTGGCGAGCTGATGAAAACATTATGCTGATACTTAGTGGCATTGCATTGTTCACTCCTGAACGTCCAAATACAGTACATAAGGAAGCCATAAAACTAGAACAAGATAGTTACTACTACCTTCTTCGACGCTATTTAGACTTCAAATATGGTGTGTGTGAGGCAAAGCCTATTTATCTGAAGCTGATACAGAAAATACAAGAGCTTCACATCTTAAATGAGAATCATGTTCGTGTTTATTTGGATGTTAATCCTAAAGAAGTTGAGCcacttttgattgaaatttttgatttaaaaaattaa